One Setaria viridis chromosome 5, Setaria_viridis_v4.0, whole genome shotgun sequence genomic region harbors:
- the LOC117857531 gene encoding ATP-dependent 6-phosphofructokinase 6 produces the protein MEAVGVAPAPLAAPVKKKLLDLKDPFHGGSAAAASNGAKPSPAGKWAMKKKLAGGDAGYVLEDVPHLTDYLPELPTFPNPLQDNPAYSVVKQYFVNPDDTVTQKIVVHKTSARGTHFRRAGPRQRVYFQSDEVNAAIVTCGGLCPGLNTVVRELVCGLYDMYGVTSVVGIEGGYKGFYSKNTIPLTPKSVNDIHKRGGTVLGTSRGGHDTSKIVDCLQDRGINQVYIIGGDGTQKGASVIYEEVRRRGLKCSVVGVPKTIDNDIAVIDKSFGFDTAVEEAQRAINAAHVEAESAENGIGVVKLMGRNSGFIAMYATLASRDVDCCLIPESPFYLEGKGGLLEFIERRLKDNGHMVIVVAEGAGQDLIAKSMNFVDTQDASGNKLLLDVGLWLSQKIKDHFKKKPNFPITLKYIDPTYMIRAVKSNASDNVYCTLLAHSALHGAMAGYTGFTVAPVNGRHAYIPFYRITEKQNKVVITDRMWARVLCSTNQPCFLSHEDVENMKHDDDHEHHLHNTQLLEGESSPVKNSPKCNGSAPPAV, from the exons ATGGAAGCCGTTGGCGTCGCTCCTGCGCCCCTGGCGGCGCcggtgaagaagaagctgcttgACCTGAAGGACCCCTTCCACggcggctccgccgccgcggcctcgaaCGGCGCGAAGCCGTCCCCGGCGGGGAAGTGGGcgatgaagaagaagctggcgggcggcgacgcgggGTACGTCCTCGAGGATGTGCCGCACCTCACGGATTACCTGCCCGAGCTCCCG ACTTTCCCAAATCCCCTCCAAGACAATCCGGCGTATTCGGTCGTCAA GCAGTATTTCGTCAACCCAGACGACACCGTCACGCAAAAG ATTGTTGTTCATAAGACCAGTGCGAGGGGCACTCACTTCCGGCGTGCTGGGCCACGGCAGAGGGTTTATTTCCAGTCTGATGAGGTGAACGCGGCCATTGTCACCTGCGGAGGCCTCTGCCCCGGGCTGAACACGGTGGTCCGTGAGCTTGTTTGCGGGTTGTATGATATGTATGGTGTCACCAGCGTTGTTGGCATAGAG GGTGGATACAAGGgtttttattctaaaaatacTATTCCGTTGACACCGAAATCGGTGAATGACATCCATAAGAGAGGCGGGACTGTCCTTGGAACTTCAAGAGGAGGGCATGATACTTCCAAAATTGTGGATTGTCTTCAGGACCGCGGTATTAATCAGGTTTATATTATTGGAGGTGATGGTACTCAGAAAGGTGCTTCCGTAATTTATGAG GAAGTCCGTAGACGGGGCCTCAAATGTTCTGTTGTTGGTGTCCCGAAGACCATTGATAATGACATTGCG GTGATTGACAAGTCATTTGGATTTGACACTGCTGTGGAGGAGGCCCAGAGAGCTATCAATGCTGCTCATGTCGAGGCTGAAAGTGCAGAGAATGGCATTGGTGTTGTGAAGCTAATGGGTCGCAACAGTG GGTTTATTGCAATGTATGCTACTCTAGCCAGTCGCGACGTG GATTGCTGTTTAATTCCGGAGTCACCCTTCTACCTTGAAGGGAAGGGAGGGCTCCTTGAGTTCATCGAGAGACGGCTCAAGGACAATGGTCACATGGTCATTGTTGTGGCTGAGGGTGCCGGGCAGGATCTCATCGCAAAAAGCATGAATTTCGTGGACACTCAAGATGCTTCTGGAAATAAGCTGCTTCTGGATGTTGGCCTTTGGCTATCCCAGAAGATAAAG GATCATTTCAAGAAGAAGCCCAACTTCCCCATAACTCTCAAATACATCGACCCGACTTACATGATCCGTGCCGTCAAATCAAACGCATCCGACAACGTCTACTGCACCCTGCTGGCTCACAGCGCCCTCCATGGCGCCATGGCAGGGTACACCGGCTTCACCGTCGCTCCGGTCAACGGCAGACACGCTTACATCCCGTTCTAC AGGATCACCGAGAAGCAGAACAAGGTGGTGATCACGGACCGGATGTGGGCGCGGGTGCTGTGCTCGACGAACCAGCCCTGCTTCCTGAGCCACGAGGACGTTGAGAACATGAAGCACGACGACGACCACGAGCATCACCTGCACAACACGCAGCTCCTGGAAGGCGAGAGCTCGCCGGTGAAGAACTCGCCCAAGTGCAATGGGTCGGCACCACCGGCGGTGTGA
- the LOC117857532 gene encoding serine/threonine-protein kinase Aurora-2: MAIATESRGSEDKASAHANEEKRWVLSDFEVGKPLGRGKFGHVYLAREKRSNQIVALKVLFKSQLKQSQVEHQLRREVEIQSHLRHPNILRLYGYFYDQTRVYLILEYAAKGELYKELTRCKHFSERRSATYIASLARALIYLHGKHVIHRDIKPENLLIGVQGELKIADFGWSVHTFNRRRTMCGTLDYLPPEMVEKTEHDYHVDIWSLGILCYEFLYGVPPFEAKEHSETYRRIVKVDLKFPLKPFVSPAAKDLISQMLVKNSAHRLPLHKVLEHPWIVQNADPSGVYRG, translated from the exons ATGGCGATCGCCACCGAGTCGCGCGGCAGCGAGGACAAG GCTTCAGCCCACGCTAATGAGGAGAAGAGGTGGGTTCTGTCTGATTTTGAGGTTGGCAAACCACTTGGGAGGGGCAAGTTCGGACATGTCTACCTGGCCAGAGAAAAGAGG AGCAACCAGATCGTAGCTTTGAAAGTTCTTTTTAAGAGCCAACTCAAACAGTCCCAAGTGGAACATCAGCTGCGGCGTGAGGTTGAGATACAGTCTCATCTCCGTCACCCAAACATTCTTCGCCTGTATGGATACTTCTATGATCAG ACTAGAGTGTATCTCATCTTGGAATATGCTGCCAAGGGAGAGCTGTACAAGGAGTTGACGAGGTGCAAACACTTCTCAGAGAGACGGTCAGCAACT TACATCGCGTCCCTCGCGAGAGCTTTGATCTACCTACACGGGAAGCATGTCATCCATAGGGACATTAAACCAGAGAACCTTTTGATTGGAGTCCAG GGCGAGCTAAAAATTGCAGACTTCGGCTGGTCCGTCCACACCTTCAACCGAAGGAGGACAATGTGTGGAACACTAGACTACCTTCCGCCTGAAATGG TTGAGAAGACAGAGCATGATTATCATGTTGACATCTGGAGCTTGGGTATACTGTGCTATGAGTTTCTTTATGGGGTCCCACCTTTTGAAGCGAAAGAGCATTCAGAGACATATCGAAG GATAGTGAAGGTCGACCTGAAGTTCCCATTGAAACCGTTCGTGTCGCCTGCTGCCAAGGACCTAATTTCTCAG ATGCTCGTAAAGAATTCCGCACACCGGCTCCCACTCCACAAAGTCCTTGAGCACCCGTGGATTGTCCAGAATGCCGACCCCTCCGGCGTGTACAGAGGGTAG